In Nymphaea colorata isolate Beijing-Zhang1983 chromosome 3, ASM883128v2, whole genome shotgun sequence, a genomic segment contains:
- the LOC116250513 gene encoding transcription factor bHLH154-like: protein MTELKRRASSLEGGANNCDAIKKYRTEGAMPRASIKARNEKFSEKITALQQLVSPFGKTDTASVLTEAMGYIKFLHDQIQVLSAPYLRGTPVEQLQAIDCSLRSRGLCLVPISYTLNVAQSNGADIWAPVMANPKF, encoded by the exons ATGACAGAGCTCAAGAGGAGAGCCTCATCTCTTGAAGGAGGGGCCAATAATTGCGATGCCATAAAGAAATATAGGACGGAGGGGGCCATGCCTAGAGCTTCTATAAAG GCAAGGAATGAAAAATTCAGCGAGAAGATCACGGCCCTCCAGCAACTCGTTTCTCCCTTCGGCAAG ACGGACACAGCTTCGGTTCTTACGGAGGCCATGGGATACATCAAGTTCCTCCATGACCAAATACAG gTTTTAAGTGCACCATATCTGCGGGGAACTCCGGTGGAACAACTACAG GCAATAGATTGCTCGTTGAGAAGCAGAGGCCTGTGCCTTGTGCCCATCTCTTACACCCTCAATGTGGCGCAGAGCAATGGAGCAGACATCTGGGCACCTGTCATGGCAAACCCTAAGTTTTGA
- the LOC116251303 gene encoding B-box zinc finger protein 25-like, translating into MKIQCDVCEKAPATVICCADEAALCARCDVQVHKANKLASKHQRLPLHSLSSANFPRCDICQEKAAFIFCVEDRALFCRDCDEPIHVPGSLSGNHQRLLATGIRVALSGPCVDDSDQVCLEPPASQNPAAVNKKPIKSSAAAGGSVVDPFISQQHREYPPPENWTVNELLQLSDFEANDKKESLAFGELEWITDIGLFDCEVPQEAVSAAQVPQISSPSFSPNASRPPKSAPAAKKARLEIDPDDFFTVPDLGNFGN; encoded by the exons ATGAAGATCCAGTGTGATGTGTGCGAGAAGGCGCCGGCGACGGTGATATGCTGCGCGGACGAGGCGGCGCTGTGTGCGAGGTGCGATGTCCAGGTGCACAAGGCCAACAAGCTGGCCAGCAAGCACCAGCGCCTCCCCCTCCACTCCCTCTCCTCCGCCAACTTCCCCCGCTGCGACATCTGCCAg GAGAAAGCAGCGTTCATATTCTGTGTGGAGGACAGGGCACTCTTCTGCCGTGACTGTGATGAGCCCATACACGTACCGGGGAGCCTTAGTGGAAACCATCAAAGGCTTCTAGCAACTGGAATCCGTGTAGCCCTCAGCGGCCCATGTGTGGATGACTCTGATCAGGTCTGCCTTGAGCCGCCAGCAAGCCAAAACCCAGCAGCCGTCAACAAGAAGCCGATCAAATCCAGCGCCGCTGCTGGAGGTTCGGTAGTTGATCCCTTCATTTCTCAGCAGCACCGGGAATACCCACCTCCTGAAAATTGGACTGTCAACGAGCTGCTGCAGCTGTCTGATTTTGAAGCCAACGACAAG AAAGAATCCCTTGCTTTTGGGGAGCTTGAATGGATCACGGACATTGGACTTTTCGATTGTGAGGTGCCTCAAGAAGCAGTATCAGCAGCTCAGGTGCCACAGATTTCATCCCCATCATTCAGTCCAAATGCATCCAGACCGCCAAAATCTGCACCCGCAGCTAAGAAGGCCAGGTTGGAGATCGATCCCGATGATTTCTTCACCGTCCCCGATCTCGGCAATTTTGGCAACTGA
- the LOC116251552 gene encoding pentatricopeptide repeat-containing protein At1g20300, mitochondrial yields the protein MALWRPVPCFRFRLPSSSSLVLSLINPKPFSTSSCSEGEEECDFDHEEAVSLKQQPVIPIPRSPFVDRFYSVIQDHHRRTLGLNPNPSSPSSSSSAHIPNLSREFSQIAPPSISPSVVAHTIQRSAQLRHGIPWPQTLAFFKWASDHPGFAADADGAATAYCEAVDLLGKVRQFDLAWGLIDAMRARGIPVVANVFLALVRRYARAGLAAEAVHTFNRMEDYGCVPHSFVFASVIGVLAKKRFAEAAQSFFDGLNHKFRPDVVIYSALIHGWCRVHRIEEAERVFREMKEAGIQPNVYTYSCVIDGLCRSGRIDRGYDVFREMVEVGCAPNAATFNSLMRVHVKADQTEKALQVHNQMKRLSCEPDAITYNYLIEAHCRAGNFDNAMKALNQMVAKGCPPNASSFNPLFQSVFKAKDVNGAHRLFSKMKDVGCKPNTVTYNILMRMFSETRSTDMVMKMKRDMDENGCEPNVNTYRILISMFCSMGHWNRAYKFFREMLEEKCLKPALPVYNMVLEQLRKAGQVEKHEELVEKMVARGFVTRPL from the coding sequence ATGGCTCTCTGGAGACCTGTCCCCTGCTTTCGGTTTCGgctcccttcctcttcctccctcgtCCTCTCCCTCATAAATCCCAAACCCTTCTCTACTTCCTCTTGTTCtgagggagaagaagaatgCGACTTCGACCATGAAGAAGCGGTAAGCTTGAAACAACAGCCGGTTATCCCAATACCACGATCTCCCTTCGTCGACCGTTTCTACTCCGTCATCCAAGATCACCACCGCAGAACCCTTGGCCTGAACCCGAACCCatcttctccctcctcctcctcctcggcCCACATCCCCAATCTATCCCGCGAGTTCTCCCAGATCGCCCCTCCCTCGATATCCCCTTCCGTCGTTGCCCACACCATCCAGAGGTCCGCCCAACTCCGTCATGGCATTCCTTGGCCCCAGACGCTTGCCTTCTTCAAATGGGCCTCCGACCACCCCGGCTTCGCCGCAGACGCCGATGGCGCCGCGACTGCCTACTGCGAGGCGGTCGACCTCCTCGGCAAGGTCCGCCAGTTCGACCTCGCGTGGGGGCTGATTGACGCCATGAGGGCCCGGGGTATTCCCGTGGTTGCCAACGTCTTCTTGGCCCTCGTCCGACGCTACGCCCGCGCCGGGCTGGCGGCGGAGGCCGTCCACACCTTCAATCGCATGGAGGATTACGGATGCGTGCCACACTCATTCGTGTTCGCTTCGGTGATTGGGGTTCTGGCGAAGAAGCGGTTCGCGGAGGCGGCGCAGTCATTCTTCGACGGGTTGAACCACAAGTTCCGGCCAGATGTCGTGATCTACAGCGCTCTGATTCACGGGTGGTGCAGGGTCCATCGGATTGAGGAAGCAGAGAGGGTGTTTCGGGAGATGAAGGAGGCAGGCATCCAGCCGAACGTGTATACCTACAGCTGCGTAATCGATGGTCTTTGCCGGTCCGGCCGAATCGATCGGGGATACGACGTTTTCCGGGAGATGGTGGAGGTTGGATGCGCCCCAAACGCGGCGACTTTCAATTCTCTGATGCGCGTCCACGTTAAGGCGGACCAGACCGAGAAAGCTCTGCAAGTCCACAACCAGATGAAGCGGCTCTCCTGCGAGCCCGACGCCATCACGTACAATTACCTCATCGAGGCGCACTGCCGGGCCGGAAACTTCGACAACGCCATGAAGGCGTTGAACCAGATGGTTGCGAAGGGGTGCCCGCCGAACGCGTCGAGCTTCAACCCACTGTTCCAAAGCGTCTTCAAGGCGAAGGACGTCAATGGGGCGCACAGATTGTTCTCGAAGATGAAGGATGTGGGGTGCAAGCCGAATACTGTTACCTACAACATCCTGATGAGGATGTTCTCGGAGACGAGATCGACGGACAtggtgatgaagatgaagagggACATGGACGAGAACGGCTGCGAGCCGAACGTGAACACTTACAGGATTCTGATATCCATGTTCTGCTCCATGGGTCATTGGAATCGGGCGTATAAGTTTTTCAGGGAGATGCTGGAGGAGAAATGCCTGAAGCCGGCGCTGCCCGTTTACAACATGGTCCTAGAACAGCTGAGAAAAGCCGGGCAGGTTGAGAAGCATGAGGAGTTGGTCGAGAAGATGGTGGCGAGAGGATTCGTGACGCGGCCTTTGTGA
- the LOC116250592 gene encoding uncharacterized protein LOC116250592, giving the protein MSGSPGSPDTNNAGRERPRFFDQKVKNQCWDKADVVPGRHPERWRKDAAGNIVCKRFWNCLGCLCYEYDHIIPYSKGGESTIENCQILQSRVNRLKSNKDGMGKTELEQYSCDIKFTDKELDIIEMAVYGDVIRPGNQCRCKTVAEVLGHYKSKGSSVACELPYKEA; this is encoded by the exons ATGAGCGGCAGCCCCGGAAGTCCCGACACAAACAACGCTGGGAGGGAGAGGCCTAGATTCTTTGACCAGAAGGTGAAGAACCAATGTTGGGACAAGGCGGACGTGGTGCCCGGGCGCCACCCAGAGCGGTGGCGCAAGGACGCCGCCGGTAACATTGTCTGCAAACGATTCTGGAACTGCCTAGGCTGCCTCTGCTACGAGTATGACCACATCATCCCTTACTCCAAAG GTGGAGAGTCGACGATAGAGAATTGCCAGATTCTCCAGTCGAGGGTCAATAGACTCAAATCAAACAAGGATGGAATGGGGAAGACGGAACTGGAACAGTACTCATGTGACATCAAATTTACAG ATAAGGAGCTGGATATAATTGAGATGGCAGTGTATGGCGATGTAATACGACCAGGGAATCAATGCCGCTGCAAAACTGTTGCTGAAGTGCTCGGACATTACAAGTCGAAAGGATCATCTGTTGCATGTGAGCTGCCTTACAAGGAGGCATAG
- the LOC116250591 gene encoding probable fructokinase-1, whose protein sequence is MAAAGGKAGLVASFGEMLIDFVPTEAGVSLADAPGFLKKAGGAPANVAIAVKRLGGCSAFIGKLGDDEFGRMLAGILRENGVDDRGVRFDGNARTALAFVTLRADGEREFMFYRNPSADMLLTPDELDLPLLHQSKIFHYGSISLISEPCRSAHLRAMAVAKKAGALLSFDPNLRLPLWRSPDDARKMIFSIWEESEIIKVSDVELEFLTGDGSLEDKVALSLWHKDLKLLVVTLGDKGCKYYTKHCRGAVKSVKVTAVDTTGAGDAFVGALLKQISQDDSLLKDEKRLRKALAFANVCGAVTTTKKGAIPSLPTEDQVLELLHGFEDSS, encoded by the exons ATGGCGGCGGCAGGGGGCAAGGCGGGGCTGGTGGCGAGCTTCGGCGAGATGCTGATCGATTTCGTCCCGACGGAGGCCGGGGTGTCGCTGGCGGATGCGCCGGGATTCCTCAAGAAGGCCGGCGGCGCCCCCGCAAACGTGGCGATCGCGGTGAAGAGGCTCGGAGGGTGCTCGGCCTTCATCGGCAAGCTCGGGGACGACGAGTTCGGGCGGATGCTGGCGGGGATCCTCAGGGAGAACGGCGTCGACGATCGGGGAGTGCGGTTCGACGGGAACGCCCGGACGGCCCTCGCCTTCGTGACGCTCCGGGCCGACGGGGAGCGGGAGTTCATGTTCTACCGGAACCCCAGCGCGGACATGCTCCTCACGCCGGACGAGCTCGACCTGCCGCTCCTCCACCAG TCTAAGATATTTCATTACGGCTCCATAAGCCTGATATCGGAGCCATGTAGGTCGGCGCACCTGCGGGCCATGGCTGTGGCCAAGAAAGCCGGTGCGCTGCTCTCCTTCGACCCCAACCTCCGTCTGCCGCTGTGGCGGTCTCCCGATGACGCCCGCAAAATGATCTTCAGCATATGGGAGGAATCAGAAATCATCAAGGTGAGCGACGTCGAGCTGGAGTTCTTGACAGGAGACGGATCGCTGGAAGATAAGGTGGCCTTGTCCCTATGGCACAAGGACTTGAAGCTCCTAGTCGTCACCCTTGGGGATAAGGGATGCAAGTACTACACCAAG CATTGCCGAGGAGCAGTCAAAAGCGTGAAGGTGACAGCAGTGGACACGACCGGCGCCGGGGATGCCTTCGTAGGTGCGCTGCTGAAACAAATAAGCCAGGACGATTCCCTCTTGAAG GACGAGAAGAGGCTTAGGAAAGCACTTGCATTTGCCAACGTATGTGGAGCGGTCACAACTACGAAGAAGGGGGCGATCCCATCCCTACCGACTGAGGACCAAGTGCTTGAGCTGCTGCACGGCTTCGAAGACAGCAGCTGA